The sequence AGGAGAAGATAAGGAAAGAGGAGGTTTGATATTGCCTCCCTCGGCACTCTCAGGTGCATCTATTAATAATAGCCTAATAACAGAATTCAGTTACTACTAGTGACAACTCATACAAAAAGGAATAATCCAGAATAAAAGAACAATCACACATAATCTTTAAATCTTTCAGGAGGGTGAATGTTCCTGTTGCTCATTCTCCTTTGTTGCACATGTGTTGGTGGGCTTTCTTGAGGAATAGTTGGGCTTGGATCAGAGATGTCAATAAGGCCCGTAACAATTTCATACACTGATACAAGATCTATAAATTCCCTGTATAGGttagttttagtttttggtAATTTTAAGTGTTTGTATCTTTATCGAATGATATATGGAGATTTTATTCAATCTGATAGCGTCCAGTTTACGATTTTGCTTCTCAGTAGCAGTTGCTTCCACTACCAAGTAAAATCGTAAACTATTGTTTAACGGTTGTTTCCACTACTAAGAAAAATCGTAAACTGCTAAGATAATTACTTACCAGTTGTTTCAAACTCTTTTCTGGCAAAACGCTCTATATTTACTCATCGATACAACAACCAAAATAATCTATTCCAATAAGCTTTTACTTTtaacaaattgaaaaaaaaataaaaaataaaatcataaatttCAATAGAAAATCAAAGAAACCATGAaaattagaaaagaaaagagataatgaaagaaagaaaagagataTGTTAacccataatatatatatatatatatatatatatatatataaaagagtatACTTAACTTTGAAATTGTATAGTTTGACAAGAGATGTTGTAAcgagtctaaatatgtaaatcaacctctcTGTTGagccaattttataatttaaccAAATTAAACATGTTCGATCGAAATATACAAATCACATTTTCCCATAAAGCCAGAACAATACTAATTTGAAGTCCAAAAAATGAGATCTAGGTGCTCTAAACATATGCAAACATCAGAATGAAATTGAATACTCAAAGCATAGTATAATATCCCCAAAAAGCCTACATTGCTTTTGGTAACTAAAAGCCCCCTGAGGATTGAACCCTTTTGCTCTATTAGCAGAAGCTCAATCCTATCAATTTATGACTAAAAGCATACAGCTGAAGTAGTACTGGGTAATCATTTCGATTCAAGTCAAGCACATAGGGTTTGTTCTTAACATTGAAATCAACAAAACATCAAGAGCCAATGGTCAATAACATACATAATCAATACTACAGGTCCATAATTAAGCaacttaaaacataaaattccagcttaattttaaaattgaacTCAAGAACAGGCTCACTGATACGATGAGGAATAAAGAGGGCGCCTATGTTCATCGAAGAACTCATCCCGATTGATGTAGATGATGGCGTATATGGCATAGATTATTCCAGGAATGTAACCGAGTATAGTCAGTAGCAAGCAAATAAGGAATTCAGCCTGCAAGAATGTCAATTCCGTTTATGTTATGAGCAAGATAGAACCTGTTTGGCAAAAGAGaactgaaaaaatgaaaaaaaatgaagtgaATAATTAGGATCTGAAAGACTCACAGTGCAACAGCCATGTCTGAGGCAAACGCCGAGAGGAGGAAGCAAGACGGCGATGAGGACTTCGCAGCAGATCTCACACCCACTCGGCATTTTCCACCACTTAGATCTGTTTTGCAGATTTCGACGACTTTGATACTTTTATTACATTTATGATTTAGCTACCGCCAAGTTGTTTTTTTCTtcccattttattttatttatttaaagaaaaataaaaaacaaatgtgAATGAAGTTGTTggggatatttttaaaatatccaaattttcaattttgtcACACGTTTGTCaggattaaaaatggtaaaaataatagAAACATGTCAGAAAAGCTAATTCTCAAaggtaaaatggtaattgaataaaataaataaatatagtatgtttaaattacttgaattctaaatgGAAAGCGATTGACGACGTTACAAGGATTGAAAATAAAACAACGGTCTGGAGccccgacgttacttgacaAGTCGGTCAGAAAAGTAATTTTTTAagataagtacaaaaaataaagcaataaaacgacacaaagatataatttttttttggtagggaaaagaaggaaaaaacaaaacaccACAACAAGTTAGCCCGAGAttagatataaatttttttaatttttcttttatatttttattgattttttagatattttttgatgttttttgtattacaaataaaCATAAAGtatgaaaattacaacttaaaaaataataactttaaaatTAGAAATATAAACAAGTCGTAAAAAACAATATGTATgagattaaataaaattaaccgatcTCTTTGACATTGGTGGAATGCGTAAAAATGAGGAATGGAACTTCGGAAACTCGTCCCGTGGGTTTTTGCGATGTCCGGGTAATTCTTGACGAATTTGAAGCAATTCAGAAAGTTTAAGGACTTGACCAGCAATTTCCCACCAGGCCAGGAGTAATTCTCAGACTAAAATGATACTTTCGTGGGACTTTCGGGTTCGATTTCGGAGGCTGTAGAGGTCGGATTGGAGCGAAACGAATGCTAGCATTTAAAGTTCCTGTGTAAGGGAAGGGTCTCGAACTGGAATTTCATTTGTAAGTGTTGTATGCCCTAGGCCATTCCTTTTGTATATTTTACAGTGTGAATTTTGTATCCAAATGGcagttaataaaatatgtattcatgtgtaattatttgtattgtttaattacttaatgaatatatattagtccaaagattatttacaaagagataatattattaaaagttaataataatgagatatatttctttgataaaataacaatcttaaatgttcatagtcggtggataatgaattggacactcatctatccttagactatcacctctgtttattttcttgattagtatgagatattaatcagaaacagaaaatctcattctgtttgataTGTTGATATCAGAATAAATATGTGGACATTCAAAGAGGTGAATGGTTCGAACTGTGACGTTAGATAATAATTCCACAAAGGTTTACTcctagtcaacataattattatctaggtcataatagtgcatatagtcctttgacttgagaaaacttagttgttcttacgcaggtaattatagtttgttcctgCTTTGTATTGGGATCTTAATTTTGGTAATCCGGCAGTGAATCGCTATAGTTAGTTGTGTAGTGTAACAAGAGTTTGCTaatagaggattcattactctaagtaaatagagataaatccTAAGATACTTATTGATTGGTTTTTTTGATGGAATGAGTTCCTGGCCAGGACAATAAGACTCATCTTATGAGATAAGTATCAAGGAATGGTTCTTTGATGTgagtcttattttatcaaagacttaatcaatatttcttaATATCTTGACAATTAGAGCTTGACATTTTGTGGCTCTAGTCAAGATCGGGATTTTTAATGAAAGGACTTTAGTGCATGGAAATTATGATCGATGGTTCATAATTAGATTAATTATAAGTTCAAGTAACTTCATTCTTTAATTGGGACGTCATGGCGCAGTGTGTTAGCTGGAGATCATGACCTTTAGAGgactataagtatatataagctaagcttatataggatacacttgtagtacaaggaattggattcctaacataattaataagtgtTCTTATTATGCCTCTAATGCCAGTTAAAGATGAACCTAGAAAGTCACACACATACAAGTTGTTTGTATCAAGCtttagttaaattgattaattaaaagtgttttaattaattgattgacacaattgaatatgtcaatgggattgacaaaacattctaacactgtttgttattcaattgaaaaaattataaattattattcttgctcaatttaaattgatgattttttcaaAATACAATAGTCAAGTGTTGACTGTTGGAATTGAGAGGTGTTTTCAATACACTTCTCTAAGATTTTTGTtaaagaatataataataattaattaagttattaattaattattattatattatattatattattatattattattaataataatattattattatatatatatatatatataagatgaAGTAGGACACTACGTGTCCTACTCATccacatttatatatatatatatagtttttgtaaAGTTATCTTTACGGATAACATTTTACAAAAACTGATATATacacaattaaatcaaaaaggGTTTTGATTGTTTTCGGTGTCGATCGATTTTGAGCAAGATTAATCAATTTCTTCGAGGCTTGATCTAATCGACTTAGTGGACTGACTAGAGGCTTCACCATTAGAGAAGCTTTaatacccgattggaatctacaagaggtatttttccaatctcgtagtataaatatcaattttattattgaaGAACTTAATGATCTTGGTTAAGGATTTGGTGTCAGACATCGGATGTTTGACTGTTTATCAGAGTGATTGGATCAcactgattgtttgtttagggaatttttttgaaattcgtttcctaaataccaacatgcttccacttcaaatccttcaagtggtatcagagccatctaAGTTCTTTTATAGGTAATTGATGTTGTGTTCTCTTGATTGATATAATTATGGATTATTGGGGCTttgcttttattatttttctcttGTTGTAATTTTGGAGCAAAATGGAAGAAACGGTGAAATTGACAGATTGCAGAATTTATGGCGTGGGCATGCTTTAGACAATTTTTAGTTGTCTAGTTTTTATGTTGTCTactattataaaattaaaatgtgattaaaattatatattggcCTTAAATGTAAGTGTTACATTTAGGAACAATTGAGGGTCAATTGTACGAAAAAGGGTCAATTAtgtaataaaatcaattttgattttactacataaatatatgtaattttattaattacatgttgaattttatcCAATCCATAATTATATCAATCAGATTAGATGAATGCTAAGATTGATCACCACAAGGCATGTTATTGGATAATGTGCAAACATTaactaataaattgaattaagtgTTAATTCAAGATAAATTtctgataacttgccggatccgatttgatattctctgccagagttacctgcaaaacagaaccggagacaggatctccgggaaaactctccgacgatcaagtcagtttttgtaagaaggttggtaatttgacaatagtattgcggggaaaaatgtgagcgtacctttttccctcgttcttaaggccttttataggtgttttttaggtaaccgtcGAGGgtggttactccttagtgggccacgttctgagggcggttccccctttttaggccatgtccctttcgtggctttcatggcaacgaacgtggttctgagtgggagtcttgatgctccgtttaggaattcgggacggttactcgcttcacccgtttccgcttattcgggtccc comes from Euphorbia lathyris chromosome 8, ddEupLath1.1, whole genome shotgun sequence and encodes:
- the LOC136202131 gene encoding UPF0057 membrane protein At4g30660-like, which gives rise to MPSGCEICCEVLIAVLLPPLGVCLRHGCCTAEFLICLLLTILGYIPGIIYAIYAIIYINRDEFFDEHRRPLYSSSYQ